One genomic window of Luteitalea pratensis includes the following:
- a CDS encoding ATP-grasp domain-containing protein gives MIDILYEHPAWFARLFEALDARDVPYRRVHAAALRFVPDWKHDPAARESAPDLLVNRMSPSADRRGHGHGILPTLQYLESAEAGGVRVINGSRAYGFEISKVRQMALLADLGLPFPKTRVINAASEALAATEGLRWPVVVKPSVGGSGAGVLRFDREEDLRAAVQADQLDFGVDHLGLVQEFIPARGGHITRVEVLNHAYLYAIHMPVSGHSFNLCPADACEVPPPGTVTSAPGPVELGGNCAITPAATGTRAAQAHPPREMIEAVVRMTDAAGFDVGGVEYVVDDRDGRPYFYDLNALSNFVADAPAVIGFDPWVPFVDVLVAAHAEARALRRVAAAI, from the coding sequence ATGATCGACATCCTGTACGAGCACCCGGCGTGGTTCGCCCGGCTCTTCGAGGCTCTCGATGCGCGTGACGTTCCGTACCGTCGCGTTCATGCCGCGGCGCTCAGGTTCGTGCCCGACTGGAAACACGATCCCGCCGCGCGCGAGTCCGCGCCGGACCTGCTGGTCAACCGCATGAGCCCCTCGGCTGACCGGCGCGGTCACGGCCACGGCATCCTTCCTACGCTGCAGTATCTCGAGTCGGCCGAGGCAGGCGGGGTCCGCGTGATCAATGGCTCGAGGGCGTATGGCTTCGAGATCTCCAAGGTCCGCCAGATGGCGCTGCTGGCTGACCTGGGCCTTCCGTTCCCGAAGACGCGGGTGATCAACGCCGCGAGCGAGGCGCTGGCCGCCACGGAAGGACTGCGTTGGCCGGTGGTGGTGAAGCCGAGCGTGGGGGGCAGCGGCGCAGGCGTCCTGCGCTTCGATCGCGAGGAGGACCTCCGCGCCGCCGTGCAAGCCGATCAACTCGATTTCGGTGTCGATCACCTTGGGCTCGTGCAGGAGTTCATTCCCGCACGTGGTGGTCACATCACGCGCGTCGAGGTGCTGAACCACGCGTACCTCTACGCGATTCACATGCCGGTCTCCGGTCACAGCTTCAATCTCTGCCCGGCCGACGCATGCGAAGTGCCGCCACCGGGAACGGTTACGTCAGCACCCGGACCGGTGGAACTCGGGGGCAACTGCGCCATCACGCCGGCAGCGACCGGCACTCGGGCTGCGCAGGCGCATCCGCCCCGGGAGATGATCGAGGCGGTGGTGAGGATGACCGATGCGGCCGGCTTCGACGTCGGCGGCGTCGAATATGTCGTGGACGACCGCGATGGGCGGCCGTACTTCTACGATCTGAATGCGTTGTCGAACTTCGTCGCCGATGCCCCGGCCGTGATCGGCTTCGATCCGTGGGTGCCGTTTGTCGACGTCCTGGTCGCGGCCCATGCCGAGGCCCGCGCGCTGCGGCGTGTGGCCGCGGCGATCTGA
- a CDS encoding TerC family protein, producing the protein MNFAPTDLLTIGLLVLLEGLLSADNALVLAILVLALPRDQQRKALRYGILGAFAFRALATFFAAYMIQLSWVKLVGALYLLWLPLQHFRGGDHEARRAIKPATSWLGLGAFWTTVIKVELTDIVFAIDSILVAVAMSPKLWVIITGGLLGIVAMRLLIGKLLSVVQRFPALVDGAFVIIAWVGIKLLIEYLHQLGYLHFEVPRWLSLGLIVVIFGVFYVYARYQGPVASSESADDAAELLKEPTE; encoded by the coding sequence GTGAATTTCGCGCCAACCGACCTGCTGACCATCGGGCTGCTCGTCCTGCTCGAAGGCCTGCTCAGCGCCGACAACGCCCTGGTCCTGGCCATCCTGGTGCTGGCGCTGCCGCGGGACCAGCAGCGAAAGGCGCTGCGGTACGGCATCCTGGGCGCCTTCGCCTTCCGCGCCCTGGCCACGTTCTTCGCGGCGTACATGATCCAGTTGTCCTGGGTGAAGCTGGTTGGCGCGCTGTACCTGCTGTGGCTGCCGCTGCAGCACTTCCGTGGCGGCGACCACGAGGCACGCCGCGCGATCAAGCCGGCGACCAGCTGGCTCGGCCTGGGTGCGTTCTGGACCACTGTGATCAAGGTCGAGTTGACCGACATCGTCTTTGCGATCGACTCGATCCTCGTGGCCGTGGCGATGTCGCCCAAGCTCTGGGTGATCATCACGGGAGGCCTGCTCGGCATCGTTGCGATGCGGCTCCTGATCGGCAAGTTGCTGAGCGTGGTACAGCGATTCCCGGCGCTCGTGGACGGGGCGTTCGTGATCATCGCGTGGGTCGGCATCAAGCTGCTGATCGAGTACCTGCACCAACTCGGGTACCTGCATTTCGAAGTGCCGCGGTGGTTGTCGCTCGGGCTCATCGTCGTGATCTTCGGAGTGTTCTACGTCTATGCCCGGTATCAGGGCCCCGTCGCGTCCAGCGAGTCTGCCGATGACGCGGCGGAACTGCTCAAGGAACCTACGGAATGA
- a CDS encoding MerR family transcriptional regulator, with protein MSGDRSRTPSAPAQGDFLLISVAARHLGMHPQTLRKYERLGLVRPTRTLGSMRVYSRDELERLRIIKHLVDEAGINLAGVQRLLEVVDAVQRIRPLASGTGGSRASVRRLTQELDRLSAMLGL; from the coding sequence ATGTCCGGCGACCGCTCTCGTACCCCGTCGGCGCCGGCGCAGGGCGATTTCCTGCTGATCAGCGTCGCCGCGCGACATCTCGGGATGCACCCGCAGACGCTGCGCAAGTACGAACGGCTTGGGCTCGTCCGCCCCACCCGCACGCTCGGCAGCATGCGCGTCTACTCGCGTGACGAACTCGAGCGGCTGCGGATCATCAAGCACCTGGTCGACGAGGCCGGCATCAACCTCGCCGGCGTACAACGCCTGCTCGAAGTGGTCGATGCCGTCCAGCGGATCAGGCCGCTGGCCAGCGGCACCGGCGGGTCGCGGGCGTCGGTCCGCCGGCTCACGCAGGAACTGGATCGCCTGAGCGCCATGCTCGGGCTCTGA
- a CDS encoding DnaJ C-terminal domain-containing protein gives MEFRDYYATLGVPKTASEKEIKQAFRRQARKHHPDVNPGNAGAETKFKELNEAYEVLGDPEKRKKYDELGANWKAYEQAQKAGFDPRAGGGPFGGGGWGFGSGTSSGDAGGSGYRTVSPEEFQEMFGEGANPFSDFFTTFFGGGGPDASAPRARGGRGRRQQHDVTPEYEVTISLEEAFSGTTRKVSLGGSDRERSFEVRFPAGIRDGQKVRAASEGGDVYFRVRLAPHGRFEARGEHDLATRVPVTIPVAVLGGEVEVAPLVGARIRAKVPPGTRQGAVLRLRGHGRPVLGKPGERGDLLVTLEVQVPTELTPEERRHYEALAALRTQPV, from the coding sequence ATGGAATTTCGCGACTACTACGCCACGCTGGGCGTGCCCAAGACCGCCTCCGAGAAGGAGATCAAGCAGGCCTTCCGTCGCCAGGCACGCAAGCATCACCCGGACGTGAATCCCGGCAACGCAGGAGCCGAGACGAAGTTCAAGGAGCTCAACGAGGCCTACGAGGTGCTCGGCGACCCCGAGAAGCGAAAGAAGTACGACGAGCTCGGGGCCAACTGGAAGGCCTACGAACAGGCGCAGAAGGCGGGCTTCGACCCACGCGCGGGCGGCGGCCCCTTCGGTGGGGGCGGGTGGGGGTTCGGCAGTGGGACGTCGTCGGGCGACGCGGGTGGCAGCGGCTATCGCACCGTCTCGCCCGAGGAGTTCCAGGAGATGTTCGGTGAGGGGGCCAACCCCTTCTCCGATTTCTTCACGACGTTCTTCGGTGGTGGCGGCCCGGACGCGAGTGCGCCACGCGCGCGCGGCGGGCGAGGGCGCCGGCAGCAGCACGACGTGACGCCGGAATACGAGGTCACCATCAGCCTCGAAGAGGCATTCAGCGGCACGACGCGCAAGGTGTCGCTCGGTGGGTCGGACCGGGAACGTTCGTTCGAGGTGCGCTTCCCCGCCGGCATCCGCGACGGCCAGAAGGTACGCGCGGCATCCGAAGGCGGTGACGTGTACTTCCGCGTCCGCCTGGCGCCACATGGGCGGTTCGAGGCGCGCGGCGAGCACGATCTCGCGACGCGAGTCCCGGTCACGATCCCCGTGGCCGTCCTGGGCGGCGAGGTCGAGGTCGCGCCGCTCGTCGGCGCGAGGATCAGGGCGAAGGTACCTCCGGGCACTCGCCAGGGCGCAGTCCTCCGCCTGCGCGGGCACGGTCGTCCCGTGCTCGGCAAGCCCGGCGAGCGAGGCGACCTCCTGGTCACGCTGGAGGTGCAGGTGCCCACGGAACTGACCCCGGAGGAACGCCGCCATTACGAGGCGCTGGCGGCGCTGCGCACGCAACCGGTGTAG
- the clpB gene encoding ATP-dependent chaperone ClpB, producing the protein MNLNRLTEKAQEAVVAAQQLAARLNHSQIDPEHLLSTLVAQENGIVPAVLRRMQVDPVALGRVIEQDLNKRPKAYGGSEPALGSRMRTLFDAAEKEAAQLKDEYLSTEHFLLAIAGEGGRTPGVVALQAVGATRDRILETLVSVRGTQRVTDQSPEAKYEALEKYGRDLTALARQGKLDPVIGRDDEIRRVVQVLSRRTKNNPVLIGEPGVGKTAIVEGLAQRIVRGDVPEGLKDKRIVALDMGSLVAGAKYRGEFEERLKAVLQEIVNAEGEVVLFIDELHTVVGAGAAEGSLDASNMLKPMLARGELHTIGATTLDEYRKHIEKDAALERRFQPVLVGEPSVEDTISILRGLREKYELHHGVRLKDAALVAAAVLSHRYIADRFLPDKAIDLIDEAASRLRMEIDSMPAELDEVSRRIMQLEIEREALRKETDQASQDRLTKLERELADLKEQRTRLQTQWEQEKAAIQATSAIKGEIEQVRQQIEQAQRDGDYARASELQYGRLPELERRREAEDARLHGPQQSPRMLKEEVDEEDIAEVVSKWTHIPLSRLMEGEVQKLVHMEDRLHHRVVGQDEAIQAVASAIRRARAGLQDPNRPLGSFVFLGPTGVGKTELARALAEFMFDDEHAMIRIDMSEYQEKHAVSRLIGAPPGYVGYDEAGQLTEAVRRRPYAVVLFDEVEKAHPEVLNVLLQVLDDGRLTDGRGRTVDFRNTVVIMTSNLGSQYLAERAMHGGSIDEGTRREVLDAMRQHFRPEFINRIDEIIVFHPLGREHMGRIIDLQMARLLARLAERKIALHLTEAARLALVDEGYDPLYGARPLKRTLQKRVLDPLAMAVLQGEFHEGDELTLDVVDGALHFAKRQAVVH; encoded by the coding sequence ATGAATCTGAACCGACTCACGGAAAAGGCCCAGGAGGCCGTCGTCGCCGCGCAGCAACTCGCGGCGCGACTCAATCATTCGCAGATCGATCCCGAACACCTGCTGTCCACGCTCGTGGCCCAGGAGAACGGCATCGTGCCGGCGGTGCTGCGCCGGATGCAGGTGGACCCGGTCGCCCTTGGCCGTGTCATCGAGCAGGACCTGAACAAGCGGCCGAAGGCGTACGGGGGCAGCGAGCCCGCCCTCGGCAGCCGCATGCGGACTCTGTTTGACGCCGCCGAGAAGGAAGCAGCGCAGCTCAAGGACGAATATCTCAGCACCGAGCACTTCCTGCTGGCGATCGCGGGCGAGGGCGGACGCACGCCCGGTGTCGTCGCACTCCAGGCCGTTGGCGCCACGCGCGATCGGATTCTCGAGACCCTCGTGTCGGTGCGCGGTACGCAGCGTGTCACCGACCAGAGCCCCGAGGCGAAGTACGAGGCACTCGAGAAGTACGGACGCGACCTCACGGCGCTTGCCCGGCAAGGCAAGCTCGATCCGGTGATCGGGCGAGACGACGAGATCCGCCGGGTCGTCCAGGTCCTGTCACGGCGCACCAAGAACAATCCGGTGCTGATCGGCGAACCCGGCGTCGGCAAGACGGCGATCGTCGAGGGCCTGGCGCAGCGCATCGTGCGCGGCGACGTGCCCGAAGGTCTCAAGGACAAGCGCATCGTCGCGCTCGACATGGGGTCGCTGGTGGCAGGAGCGAAGTACCGCGGCGAGTTCGAGGAACGCCTGAAGGCGGTGCTCCAGGAAATCGTCAATGCCGAGGGCGAGGTCGTCCTGTTCATCGACGAACTGCACACGGTGGTCGGGGCCGGCGCGGCCGAGGGCTCGCTCGACGCCTCCAACATGCTCAAGCCGATGCTCGCGCGCGGCGAGTTGCACACGATTGGCGCCACGACGCTCGACGAGTACCGGAAGCACATCGAGAAGGACGCCGCCCTGGAGCGCCGCTTCCAGCCAGTGCTGGTCGGCGAGCCCTCAGTCGAGGACACGATCAGCATCCTGCGCGGCTTGCGCGAGAAGTACGAACTGCATCACGGCGTGCGCCTCAAGGATGCCGCGCTCGTGGCCGCGGCCGTGCTGAGCCACCGTTACATCGCCGATCGGTTCCTTCCCGACAAGGCCATCGATCTCATCGACGAGGCCGCGTCGCGGCTGCGGATGGAAATCGATTCGATGCCGGCCGAGCTCGACGAAGTCTCGCGCCGCATCATGCAGCTCGAGATCGAGCGTGAGGCCTTGCGCAAGGAGACCGACCAGGCGTCGCAGGATCGGCTGACGAAGCTCGAACGCGAACTGGCCGACCTCAAGGAGCAGCGCACCCGTCTGCAGACGCAGTGGGAGCAGGAGAAGGCCGCGATCCAGGCGACGAGTGCGATCAAGGGCGAGATTGAGCAGGTTCGCCAGCAGATCGAACAGGCGCAGCGCGACGGCGACTACGCACGCGCCTCGGAACTGCAGTACGGGCGCCTGCCGGAACTCGAGCGTCGTCGCGAGGCCGAGGACGCACGACTCCATGGCCCGCAGCAGTCACCGCGGATGCTGAAGGAGGAGGTCGACGAAGAGGACATCGCGGAGGTGGTCAGCAAGTGGACGCACATCCCGCTGAGCCGTCTGATGGAGGGTGAGGTCCAGAAGCTGGTGCACATGGAGGATCGGCTGCACCACCGCGTCGTCGGCCAGGACGAGGCCATCCAGGCCGTCGCCAGCGCCATCAGGCGCGCCCGTGCGGGACTGCAGGATCCGAATCGGCCGCTGGGCAGCTTCGTGTTCCTCGGCCCCACCGGCGTCGGCAAGACCGAACTGGCGCGCGCGCTCGCCGAGTTCATGTTCGACGACGAGCACGCGATGATCCGCATCGACATGTCCGAGTACCAGGAGAAGCATGCCGTGTCGCGGTTGATCGGCGCGCCTCCCGGATATGTCGGGTACGACGAGGCGGGCCAGCTCACCGAAGCAGTGCGACGGCGCCCCTACGCGGTCGTGCTGTTCGACGAGGTGGAGAAGGCGCACCCCGAGGTCCTCAACGTCCTGCTGCAGGTGCTCGACGATGGGCGGCTGACCGATGGACGCGGACGGACGGTCGACTTCCGGAACACCGTGGTGATCATGACGTCCAACCTCGGCAGCCAGTATCTGGCCGAGCGGGCGATGCACGGCGGCTCGATCGACGAGGGCACGAGGCGCGAGGTGCTCGACGCGATGCGCCAGCACTTCCGGCCGGAGTTCATCAACCGGATCGACGAGATCATCGTCTTCCATCCGCTCGGACGCGAACACATGGGGCGGATCATCGACCTGCAGATGGCACGCCTGCTGGCCAGACTCGCGGAGCGCAAGATCGCGCTGCATCTCACCGAGGCCGCGCGGCTGGCGCTGGTCGACGAAGGCTACGACCCGCTGTACGGGGCGCGGCCGCTGAAGCGGACGCTGCAGAAGCGCGTGCTCGATCCGCTCGCCATGGCGGTGCTGCAGGGCGAGTTCCATGAGGGCGACGAGTTGACGCTGGATGTGGTCGACGGCGCCCTGCACTTCGCGAAACGCCAGGCGGTGGTGCACTGA
- a CDS encoding protein-L-isoaspartate(D-aspartate) O-methyltransferase: MQTVATLAVLLTSLIACVRGGQEPYVMQREAMVREQIEARGVKDPRVLAALRRVARDRFVLSGSEAVAYQDSPLSIGHGQTISQPYIVAVMSEAAAIGPDDEVLEIGTGSAYQTAVLAELARTVYTIEIIPELATRAEALLRALGYGNVRTRLGDGYAGWPEHAPFHAIVVTAAPPDVPEALKQQLAVGGRMVVPVGTGDQELLVIERTADRFTQRRLMPVRFVPMVKGKL, from the coding sequence ATGCAAACCGTGGCGACGCTTGCCGTCCTGCTGACATCGCTGATCGCCTGTGTGCGCGGCGGTCAGGAGCCATACGTCATGCAACGTGAGGCGATGGTCCGGGAGCAGATCGAAGCGCGCGGGGTGAAGGACCCGCGCGTACTCGCGGCACTGCGCCGTGTGGCACGGGATCGCTTCGTCCTCAGCGGATCCGAAGCGGTGGCCTACCAGGATTCACCGCTGTCGATCGGCCATGGCCAGACCATCTCGCAGCCTTACATCGTTGCGGTGATGAGTGAAGCGGCCGCCATCGGCCCCGACGACGAGGTGCTGGAGATCGGGACCGGCTCGGCCTACCAGACGGCCGTGCTGGCCGAACTCGCGCGCACGGTCTACACGATCGAGATCATCCCTGAACTGGCCACGCGAGCAGAGGCACTGTTGCGGGCCCTCGGCTACGGCAACGTGCGCACGCGGCTCGGCGACGGCTACGCGGGCTGGCCGGAGCATGCGCCGTTCCACGCAATCGTGGTGACCGCGGCGCCACCGGACGTACCCGAGGCCTTGAAACAACAGCTGGCGGTCGGTGGCCGGATGGTCGTGCCCGTGGGCACCGGCGACCAGGAACTGCTGGTCATCGAACGGACGGCCGACCGATTCACGCAACGCCGACTGATGCCCGTGCGGTTCGTCCCGATGGTAAAGGGCAAGTTGTGA
- the rho gene encoding transcription termination factor Rho, with the protein MAPAQKRSGGRRGPRPSGPRRPVNDIPDVANDPPLDLPPEGSEASLRIGQLKEMTIQSLMQVAQDLGVIGATGLRKQELIFQILKAQTEQSGFIFSEGVLEVLPDGFGFLRAPDYNYLAGPDDIYVSPSQIRKFDLQTGDTVSGQIRPPKDGERYFALIKVEAVNFEAPEFARNKIFFENLTPLYPQARFSLETAKDNLSARVLDLMTPIGKGQRGLIVAPPRTGKTMLLQNIAQSVVQNHPEVYLIVLLIDERPEEVTDMQRSVRGEVISSTFDEPAQRHVQVAEMVIEKAKRLVEHKKDVLILLDSITRLARAYNSVVPPSGKVLSGGVDSNALQKPKRFFGAARNIEEGGSLTIIATALVDTGSRMDEVIFEEFKGTGNMEIHLDRKLVDKRVFPAIDIQKSGTRKEELLIPKDDLNRIWVLRKVINPLSPTEAMELLIDKLAKAGSNADFLNAMHKP; encoded by the coding sequence ATGGCTCCAGCACAGAAGCGCTCCGGCGGTCGCCGCGGACCGCGACCCTCCGGTCCCCGCCGCCCCGTCAACGACATCCCCGACGTCGCCAACGATCCACCGCTCGATCTGCCGCCCGAGGGCAGCGAGGCCAGCTTGCGGATCGGTCAGCTCAAGGAGATGACCATCCAGTCGTTGATGCAGGTCGCCCAGGATCTCGGGGTGATCGGCGCCACCGGCTTGCGCAAGCAGGAACTGATCTTCCAGATCCTCAAGGCACAGACCGAGCAGAGTGGCTTCATCTTCTCCGAGGGCGTCCTCGAAGTCCTGCCAGACGGCTTCGGGTTCCTGCGCGCGCCCGATTACAACTACCTCGCGGGCCCCGACGACATCTATGTCTCGCCCTCGCAGATCCGCAAGTTCGACTTGCAGACCGGCGATACGGTCAGCGGCCAGATCAGGCCGCCGAAGGACGGCGAGCGCTACTTCGCCCTGATCAAGGTCGAGGCCGTCAACTTCGAGGCGCCCGAGTTCGCGCGCAACAAGATCTTCTTCGAGAACCTGACGCCCCTGTACCCGCAGGCGCGCTTCTCGCTCGAGACCGCCAAGGACAACCTGTCGGCCCGCGTCCTCGACTTGATGACGCCGATCGGCAAGGGCCAGCGCGGGCTGATCGTCGCGCCGCCTCGTACCGGCAAGACGATGTTGCTGCAGAACATCGCACAGTCGGTGGTGCAGAACCACCCCGAGGTGTACCTGATCGTCCTGCTCATCGACGAGCGTCCGGAAGAGGTCACCGACATGCAGCGCTCGGTGCGTGGCGAGGTGATCTCGTCGACGTTCGACGAGCCGGCGCAGCGCCACGTACAGGTCGCAGAGATGGTGATCGAGAAGGCCAAGCGCCTCGTCGAGCACAAGAAGGATGTCCTCATCCTGCTCGACTCGATCACCCGCCTCGCCCGCGCCTACAACAGCGTCGTGCCGCCGTCGGGCAAGGTGCTCTCGGGTGGCGTCGATTCGAACGCGCTGCAGAAGCCGAAGCGCTTCTTCGGGGCGGCGCGCAACATCGAGGAAGGTGGGTCGCTGACGATCATCGCGACGGCGCTCGTCGATACCGGCTCGCGCATGGATGAGGTCATTTTCGAGGAGTTCAAGGGCACCGGCAACATGGAGATCCACCTGGACCGCAAGCTGGTGGACAAGCGCGTGTTCCCGGCCATCGACATCCAGAAGAGCGGCACCCGCAAGGAGGAACTCCTCATCCCGAAGGACGACCTCAACCGCATCTGGGTGTTGCGCAAGGTGATCAACCCGTTGTCGCCCACCGAGGCGATGGAACTGCTGATCGACAAGCTCGCCAAGGCCGGCAGCAACGCCGACTTCCTCAACGCGATGCACAAGCCGTAG
- a CDS encoding ArnT family glycosyltransferase, with amino-acid sequence MSRHVLILGLVCFLTFFAGLGRGAIGDSDEAFYAEAAREMVVSDDWLTPYYNYELRFQKPILFYWFVSMAYKAAGVGEAAARFPAALAGFGLAILTYLAGRRWFDAGTGFFAASVVATSFGYFSIGRLSLPDLPLAFFIAAATWGLVEGIGSPLATATTSVSRRRLWLAFAGVTMGLGLLAKGPVGVALPVLAAIAVWWKEHRNAGTEDEARLPAMMDILLVGGLVVLVAAPWFMAMAQHHGLAYVHRFFIGENLERFATDRYNEPRPLWFYVPIVLGGLMPWSPFILLWLPTWRRVFRGERMVTRAEWRAIIWAAVPFVFYSASIGKQPRYILPMLPPMALLLARTVIARLPDEQPENSPRTGRQTALAWCGTLCAVLLMMLGLLLHRARPLLFVLTPSLALVCTGIITVGALSVLAAAWSRRRWALPVTMAVASIATLLSLQYSVASAADLEPVQVMARKYAAAYQGHEPSATYRVFVRNLVFYTGVKQTDLVQPHEVIEFLRRPQRVLCVITKDDLATLAGDHGVVTRTLAEVQYFNPAGVRLRTLLWPDPARDLETVLLVTNQ; translated from the coding sequence GTGTCGCGGCATGTGCTCATACTCGGCCTGGTCTGCTTCCTGACCTTTTTCGCAGGCCTCGGCCGCGGCGCGATCGGAGATTCCGACGAGGCGTTCTACGCCGAAGCCGCCCGCGAGATGGTCGTCTCGGACGACTGGCTCACGCCGTACTACAATTACGAGCTCCGTTTCCAGAAGCCCATCCTGTTCTACTGGTTCGTGTCGATGGCCTACAAGGCCGCCGGCGTGGGCGAGGCGGCGGCGCGCTTTCCCGCCGCGCTCGCCGGGTTCGGCCTGGCCATCCTCACCTACCTGGCCGGGCGGCGCTGGTTCGATGCCGGTACCGGGTTCTTCGCCGCCAGTGTCGTCGCCACCAGCTTCGGCTACTTTTCCATCGGGCGCTTGTCACTGCCCGATCTCCCGCTCGCCTTCTTCATCGCGGCGGCCACATGGGGATTGGTCGAAGGCATCGGCTCGCCCCTCGCGACCGCGACCACGTCGGTCTCGCGACGGCGACTCTGGCTCGCGTTTGCCGGCGTCACGATGGGGCTCGGGCTGCTCGCGAAGGGTCCGGTGGGCGTCGCGCTGCCGGTGCTGGCCGCGATTGCCGTGTGGTGGAAGGAACACCGCAACGCCGGCACCGAGGACGAAGCCCGGCTGCCCGCCATGATGGACATCCTGCTCGTCGGCGGCCTGGTCGTGCTGGTCGCCGCGCCATGGTTCATGGCGATGGCCCAGCATCATGGCCTCGCGTACGTCCACCGCTTCTTCATCGGCGAGAACCTCGAGCGCTTCGCCACCGATCGATACAACGAGCCGCGCCCGCTGTGGTTCTACGTGCCGATCGTGCTCGGCGGGCTGATGCCGTGGTCGCCGTTCATCCTGCTGTGGCTGCCGACATGGCGGCGGGTGTTCCGCGGCGAACGCATGGTCACGCGTGCCGAGTGGCGCGCGATCATCTGGGCGGCGGTTCCCTTCGTGTTCTACTCGGCTTCGATCGGCAAGCAGCCGCGGTACATCCTGCCGATGCTGCCGCCGATGGCGCTGCTGCTCGCGCGGACGGTGATTGCGCGGCTGCCCGACGAGCAGCCGGAGAATTCGCCTCGCACCGGACGCCAGACCGCGCTGGCATGGTGCGGCACCCTCTGCGCCGTACTCCTGATGATGCTCGGGCTGCTGCTGCACCGCGCCCGCCCGCTGCTCTTCGTGCTCACGCCCTCGCTCGCCCTGGTGTGCACGGGCATCATCACCGTCGGCGCCCTGTCGGTGCTGGCCGCCGCCTGGAGCCGGCGCCGCTGGGCGCTGCCCGTCACCATGGCAGTGGCGTCGATCGCGACGCTGTTGTCGCTGCAGTATTCGGTGGCGTCGGCGGCCGACCTCGAGCCCGTCCAGGTGATGGCCCGCAAGTACGCCGCGGCCTACCAGGGGCACGAACCCTCGGCGACCTACCGCGTGTTCGTCCGCAACCTGGTGTTCTACACGGGCGTGAAGCAGACCGATCTCGTACAGCCGCACGAGGTCATCGAGTTCCTGCGGCGACCCCAGCGCGTGCTCTGCGTGATCACCAAGGACGACCTCGCGACCCTCGCCGGCGACCACGGCGTGGTCACGAGAACACTCGCCGAGGTCCAGTACTTCAATCCCGCCGGCGTGCGCCTCCGCACCCTGCTCTGGCCCGATCCCGCACGCGACCTCGAGACGGTGCTGCTCGTCACAAACCAGTAG